A window of the Lactuca sativa cultivar Salinas chromosome 5, Lsat_Salinas_v11, whole genome shotgun sequence genome harbors these coding sequences:
- the LOC111920647 gene encoding uncharacterized protein LOC111920647 — MEDNAVTRYTLFINIARLFQLIEVFIAVVLISWSSSRLPSVMKVSGEYLLAFSSNLLNQHVVFFVGNVIIVLCYVLSRDSVSGYDSEISDEKRSLSSELKITGDASIGELRPPVNETETEVVKETIMEEKGDQKLNGMIKTESDMAVETAIKQAAKQIDWFSRTQSAKLKREISLRRTQQELRRSATSTTAKGRRNNMLVTSFKGSSTAISVETVDKLSNEEFQLAVETFISKHQSFLKQQSMAENGIKF, encoded by the coding sequence ATGGAGGACAATGCAGTTACCAGGTACACTTTGTTTATCAACATTGCTAGACTGTTTCAATTGATCGAAGTTTTTATCGCCGTCGTGTTGATTTCGTGGTCTTCGTCTCGTCTCCCTTCTGTAATGAAAGTATCCGGAGAATATCTGTTGGCATTTTCGTCAAATTTGTTGAATCAACACGTCGTGTTTTTCGTCGGAAACGTGATTATAGTTCTCTGTTATGTGCTTTCTCGTGATTCTGTCTCCGGATATGATTCCGAAATATCCGACGAGAAACGAAGCTTGTCGAGTGAACTGAAAATAACCGGAGACGCTTCAATCGGAGAGTTACGTCCGCCGGTGAATGAAACGGAAACGGAGGTGGTGAAGGAGACGATTATGGAAGAAAAAGGAGACCAGAAATTGAACGGAATGATTAAAACAGAATCCGACATGGCGGTTGAAACAGCAATCAAGCAGGCAGCAAAGCAGATAGACTGGTTTTCGAGGACGCAATCGGCGAAGTTGAAGCGCGAGATTTCACTCCGACGTACACAACAAGAATTGCGGCGGTCGGCGACGTCGACAACGGCGAAGGGGAGGAGAAACAACATGTTAGTCACCTCGTTCAAGGGAAGTTCAACGGCGATATCAGTTGAGACGGTGGATAAACTGAGCAACGAAGAGTTTCAGCTTGCTGTTGAGACCTTCATCTCCAAGCATCAAAGCTTCCTCAAGCAACAGAGTATGGCTGAAAAtggaattaaattttaa